A section of the Ignavibacteriales bacterium genome encodes:
- a CDS encoding glycosyltransferase family 4 protein → MKIVYDHQTFAMQRYGGISRYFYETIKDLLGSDSLDISAFMGYFINEYGLEDFKDAFTHFWGKKYKPRFKTKLLFLKLNEYLLPRFINKYDFDLYHQTYYNYLCPSFKGKRVMTVLDMTHEFFPDSFSPLDKTSEWKKQSIPKADGLVCISESTRRDLIRVFNVPEEKTRVIHLGNSIDPNVKGERIIKDDYILFVGDRKGYKNFTLLANAFVALPDINNSFKLVCYGGGPPSAKEQEFVKTNALEGKIIFDGGDDKRLANFYKYASVFVYPSKYEGFGIPPLEAMTIGCPVIASNISSIPEVVGDAGLYIDPDSLEDMKEKLLLMLNGEKTRLDFINRGLEQQKKFSWKRCAEEHIKFYNELLER, encoded by the coding sequence ATGAAGATTGTTTATGATCATCAGACTTTTGCTATGCAGAGATATGGAGGTATCTCCCGCTATTTCTATGAAACAATTAAAGATCTGCTTGGAAGTGACTCCCTGGATATCTCGGCTTTTATGGGTTACTTTATAAATGAATACGGGCTTGAGGATTTTAAGGATGCTTTTACGCATTTCTGGGGAAAGAAATATAAACCCCGGTTTAAGACCAAGCTCCTTTTTCTGAAACTAAACGAATATCTCCTCCCGCGTTTCATTAATAAATATGATTTTGATCTTTATCACCAGACCTATTACAATTATCTCTGCCCATCATTTAAAGGTAAAAGGGTAATGACTGTCCTTGATATGACGCATGAATTTTTTCCCGATTCATTTTCTCCTTTGGATAAAACTTCCGAATGGAAAAAACAGTCTATTCCCAAAGCCGATGGACTTGTATGTATCTCGGAGTCAACACGCCGCGATTTGATTAGGGTATTTAATGTGCCTGAAGAAAAAACCAGGGTGATCCATCTGGGAAACTCCATCGATCCTAATGTCAAGGGTGAACGGATTATAAAAGATGATTACATCCTTTTCGTCGGTGATAGGAAAGGTTACAAAAATTTTACGTTGCTTGCTAATGCTTTTGTTGCTTTACCTGATATTAATAACTCGTTCAAACTCGTTTGCTATGGAGGAGGTCCACCTTCGGCAAAAGAGCAGGAGTTTGTTAAGACAAATGCCCTTGAGGGTAAAATTATTTTTGATGGGGGTGATGATAAACGCTTAGCAAATTTTTATAAATATGCATCTGTCTTTGTTTATCCATCTAAATATGAAGGTTTTGGCATCCCCCCTCTTGAAGCAATGACTATCGGCTGCCCGGTGATTGCCTCAAATATAAGCTCGATTCCCGAAGTAGTAGGGGATGCCGGTTTATATATTGACCCGGATAGCCTTGAAGATATGAAGGAAAAGCTATTACTTATGCTTAATGGCGAAAAGACCCGGTTAGATTTTATTAATAGGGGACTTGAACAGCAAAAGAAATTTAGTTGGAAAAGGTGTGCTGAAGAACATATAAAATTTTATAATGAATTGCTAGAAAGATGA
- a CDS encoding glycosyltransferase, whose product MKQPVISIITVVYNGKKVLPMTIKSIATQTYDNIEYIIIDGASTDSTLDVIEKNKNIVSKFVSEPDRGIYDAMNKGLKIATGDYVWFLNAGDEIYSSDTISKVFELEEADAYYGDVGYIDENEEDLGTRTLKTPPESFSWKDMIWGMVVSHQSFIVKRKYAVNYDLRYKYTADVDWMIKTLKNCKTIGNTKLILSKFLVGGFSKKNIISSNRERFSILRKHFDLYEVLKSHALLSKDFIKYYLSNKKKYY is encoded by the coding sequence ATGAAACAACCTGTCATCAGCATAATAACCGTTGTCTATAATGGTAAGAAAGTTTTACCAATGACTATAAAGAGTATTGCCACGCAAACGTATGACAATATAGAATATATAATTATAGATGGTGCGTCCACTGATTCTACACTGGATGTTATTGAGAAAAACAAAAATATTGTTTCGAAGTTTGTTAGTGAACCGGATAGAGGCATCTATGATGCGATGAATAAGGGACTCAAAATTGCCACAGGTGATTATGTATGGTTTCTTAATGCTGGAGATGAAATATACTCTTCGGATACTATTTCTAAAGTATTTGAGCTGGAGGAAGCTGATGCTTATTACGGGGATGTCGGTTATATAGATGAAAACGAAGAAGACCTTGGAACACGTACTTTAAAAACTCCTCCTGAATCTTTTAGCTGGAAAGATATGATTTGGGGAATGGTCGTTAGCCATCAGTCCTTTATTGTAAAAAGAAAATATGCGGTAAACTACGATCTAAGATATAAATATACCGCCGATGTTGATTGGATGATAAAAACTTTGAAGAATTGTAAAACAATCGGAAATACTAAGTTGATATTATCTAAATTTCTCGTCGGTGGATTCTCCAAGAAAAATATAATCAGCTCAAATCGAGAGCGATTTTCTATCCTTAGAAAACACTTCGACCTTTACGAAGTCCTAAAAAGCCACGCCCTTCTTTCGAAAGATTTTATTAAGTACTATCTATCCAATAAAAAGAAATATTATTAG